Proteins encoded by one window of Tamandua tetradactyla isolate mTamTet1 chromosome 24, mTamTet1.pri, whole genome shotgun sequence:
- the CXCL10 gene encoding C-X-C motif chemokine 10, with translation MDQSAVLLSCLVFLTLRGTQGIPLSRTTRCTCIKINDRPVNPRFLEKLEMIPASLSCPRVEIIATMKKNGEKKCLNPQSKMIKNILKAISKERSKRSPWN, from the exons ATGGACCAAAGTGCTGTTCTTCTTTCCTGCCTTGTCTTTCTGACTCTGAGAGGCACTCAAG GAATACCTCTTTCTAGAACTACACGCTGTACTTGCATCAAGATTAATGATCGACCTGTTAATCCACGTTTCTTAGAAAAACTTGAAATGATTCCTGCAAGTTTATCTTGTCCACGTGTTGAGATCAT tgctacaatgaaaaaaaatggggagAAGAAATGTCTGAATCCACAGTCTAAGATGATCAAGAACATATTGAAAGCTATTAGCAAGGAAAG GTCTAAAAGATCTCCTTGGAACTAA